Proteins encoded in a region of the Streptomyces sp. NBC_01298 genome:
- a CDS encoding ferritin-like domain-containing protein, which translates to MSTHELYTNDPGETVWPVPASGNARFSWEYDGGRERLLALYQKGKDKQWDGAKRIDWDIEVDPYDPLGTPDEALPLHGTRHWAKLTERDRGELRRHYSAWNFSQFLHGEQGAMVCAARIVESVPDLDAKFYSATQTMDEARHAEIFGRFLHEKIGMLYPINDSLQGLLGDTLRDSRWDMPYLGMQVLIEGLALAAFGMIRDTTNKPLPKQILAYVMQDEARHVAFGRMALRDYYKQLSDAELREREEFVIEGCYLMRDRLRGVEVLENFGISRAEAEEFSERSEFLELFRKLLFSRIVPCVKDIGLWGERLQKAYLDMGVFEMGNSNLDLLMSQDEEIAEALDRERFAAEEEQRVAEVAETITEGAGG; encoded by the coding sequence GTGTCGACGCACGAGCTCTACACCAACGATCCGGGCGAGACCGTCTGGCCGGTCCCCGCATCCGGCAACGCCCGTTTCAGCTGGGAGTACGACGGCGGCCGCGAGCGGCTGCTGGCCCTGTACCAGAAGGGCAAGGACAAGCAGTGGGACGGCGCCAAGCGCATCGACTGGGACATCGAGGTGGACCCGTACGATCCCCTGGGCACCCCCGACGAGGCGCTTCCGCTGCACGGCACCCGGCACTGGGCCAAGCTCACCGAGCGGGACCGGGGCGAGCTGCGCCGGCACTACAGCGCATGGAACTTCAGCCAGTTCCTGCACGGCGAGCAGGGCGCGATGGTGTGCGCGGCGCGCATCGTCGAGTCGGTGCCGGACCTGGACGCGAAGTTCTACTCCGCCACGCAGACCATGGACGAGGCCCGGCACGCGGAGATCTTCGGGCGCTTCCTGCACGAGAAGATCGGGATGCTCTACCCGATCAACGACAGCCTGCAGGGACTGCTCGGCGACACCCTGCGCGACTCCCGCTGGGACATGCCGTACCTGGGCATGCAGGTGCTCATCGAGGGGCTGGCGCTGGCCGCCTTCGGGATGATCCGCGACACCACGAACAAGCCGCTTCCCAAGCAGATCCTGGCCTACGTGATGCAGGACGAGGCACGGCACGTGGCGTTCGGGCGGATGGCCCTGCGCGACTACTACAAGCAGTTGTCGGACGCCGAGCTGCGCGAGCGCGAGGAGTTCGTGATCGAGGGCTGCTACCTGATGCGGGACCGGCTGCGCGGGGTGGAGGTGCTGGAGAACTTCGGCATCTCGCGCGCGGAGGCGGAGGAGTTCAGCGAGCGCTCCGAGTTCCTGGAGCTCTTCCGCAAGCTGCTGTTCAGCCGGATCGTGCCGTGCGTGAAGGACATCGGGCTGTGGGGCGAGCGGCTGCAGAAGGCGTACCTGGACATGGGGGTCTTCGAGATGGGGAACTCCAACCTGGACCTGCTGATGAGCCAGGACGAGGAGATCGCCGAGGCCCTGGACCGGGAGCGGTTCGCGGCCGAGGAGGAGCAGCGGGTGGCGGAGGTCGCGGAGACCATCACGGAGGGCGCGGGCGGGTAG
- a CDS encoding AurF N-oxygenase family protein, translating into MTTVTERAELRDALGLLKDREQIAERLLESSEKHSFDPDKELDWDAPPIDGKYYWPPELLSLFDTPLWKKMGEEQRIELSRHEAAALGSLGIWFEIILMQLLTRHIYDKSLTSNHVRYALTEIADECRHSMMFARMIKTGGAPEYQVSRTNHNLARVLKTVSTTPGSFACTLLGEEVLDWMQRLTFPDERVQPLVRGVTRIHVIEEARHVRYAREELRRQMLTAPRWEQELTRVSCGQAARVFSQAFVNPQVYDNIGLDRREALAQVKASGHRREVMQTGAKRLTDFLDDIGVMRGAGRRLWKSSGLLA; encoded by the coding sequence ATGACCACCGTGACCGAACGAGCCGAGCTCCGCGACGCCCTCGGCCTGCTCAAGGACCGCGAGCAGATCGCCGAGCGGCTGCTCGAATCCTCGGAGAAGCACTCCTTCGACCCCGACAAGGAACTCGACTGGGACGCCCCGCCCATCGACGGCAAGTACTACTGGCCGCCCGAGCTGCTCTCCCTCTTCGACACCCCGCTCTGGAAGAAGATGGGCGAGGAGCAGCGCATCGAACTCTCCCGCCACGAAGCGGCCGCCCTCGGCTCGCTCGGCATCTGGTTCGAGATCATCCTGATGCAGCTGCTCACCCGGCACATCTACGACAAGTCCCTGACCAGCAATCACGTCCGGTACGCGCTCACCGAGATCGCCGACGAGTGCCGCCACTCGATGATGTTCGCCCGCATGATCAAGACGGGCGGCGCCCCCGAGTACCAGGTCTCCCGGACCAACCACAACCTCGCCCGCGTCCTGAAGACCGTCTCCACCACCCCCGGCTCCTTCGCCTGCACCCTCCTCGGCGAGGAGGTCCTCGACTGGATGCAGCGCCTGACCTTCCCGGACGAGCGCGTCCAGCCCCTCGTGCGCGGAGTCACCCGCATCCACGTCATCGAGGAGGCGCGCCACGTCCGCTACGCCCGCGAGGAGTTGCGCCGCCAGATGCTCACCGCCCCGCGCTGGGAGCAGGAACTGACCCGCGTCAGCTGCGGCCAGGCCGCCCGGGTCTTCTCCCAGGCCTTCGTGAACCCCCAGGTCTACGACAACATCGGCCTCGACCGGCGCGAGGCGCTCGCCCAGGTCAAGGCGAGCGGCCACCGCCGGGAGGTCATGCAGACCGGAGCCAAGCGGCTCACCGACTTCCTGGACGACATA